One Salmo salar chromosome ssa01, Ssal_v3.1, whole genome shotgun sequence DNA window includes the following coding sequences:
- the LOC106607693 gene encoding gremlin-2, producing MFWRITLPVLLAGVLCVATETRKPRPQGSIPSPFKTKGNLSDRQRLLPRKPEVLSSSREALVVTERRYLRRDWCKTQPLRQTVSEEGCRSRTVVNRFCYGQCNSFYIPHLMGPSSNRGPGSSRKNHNKVQEPFQSCSFCRPHRFTQLTVQLDCPGLQPTFRHRKVQRVKQCRCMSVDMTGNGKL from the coding sequence ATGTTTTGGAGAATCACTCTTCCAGTCCTACTGGCTGGGGTACTCTGCGTAGCCACAGAAACAAGGAAGCCCCGCCCCCAAGGCTCCATCCCCTCACCTTTCAAGACCAAAGGCAACCTGTCAGATCGTCAGCGCCTGTTGCCGCGGAAACCCGAAGTCCTTTCGTCAAGTCGGGAGGCCCTGGTGGTCACCGAGCGCCGGTACCTCCGACGTGACTGGTGCAAGACGCAACCCCTCCGCCAGACGGTGAGCGAGGAGGGCTGCCGAAGTCGTACGGTGGTCAACCGCTTCTGCTACGGCCAGTGTAACTCCTTCTACATCCCCCACCTCATGGGCCCCAGCTCAAATCGAGGGCCAGGGTCCAGCCGGAAAAACCACAACAAGGTCCAGGAGCCCTTCCAGTCCTGTTCCTTCTGCAGGCCGCACCGCTTTACCCAGCTTACTGTTCAGCTGGACTGTCCGGGCCTGCAACCTACCTTTCGCCATCGCAAGGTACAACGTGTCAAACAGTGTCGCTGTATGTCGGTGGACATGACTGGTAACGGGAAACTGTGA